A DNA window from Bdellovibrio sp. BCCA contains the following coding sequences:
- a CDS encoding response regulator produces the protein MPQTSQGSLELEIRRIDLLYRQNIAGLLAIFVNTMAFVFVTWGTLSPKFLIPWFVILNFSAFLRFFAYYRWQKARSKIKSFEETRFWLYFICTSLAVSGFGWGAIGFIVSDGTVIQKVITSLLISCMTAGAMITYVSYRAAMSCVILPAMGLWSIGFLKSSGEDFNLLMGVLVGFYAFLMLMIGKNLHIAVMNSLSLDAELQKSEERLRMSMESSEALTWDWDLLDDQFYWKGNINLFPEGQEELRRLLKPYVDAGVDVDAEHIVRDRSGFFHHIALRGKFHRLSDGRPFRFAGICWDVTVKKNEEIFRRERDLHEAANRAKSVFLANASHEIRTPLAAILGFSEALLRNQSLTDQAHKDVQSIYRQSNYMVSLVNDLLDLSKIETNRLYIQKAPMNPVREIEDSISVIRATLEAKKLKMDVVYETLIPEQIESDSVRFRQVLINLLSNAVKFTSEGTITVRVSFSSNTDNIGFLAIQVSDTGLGMDKTTQGNLFKPFVRGEDPEIQRVQGSGLGLALSLSLMKMMEGDLQLISSKIGEGTTFEMRLNVGPVSELRLVPVDKSKMLPPEKLKLDQESHFLKGRRVLVVDDSADLCALMKRYLSREGAEVETSENGAEAVERALAKSFDIILMDIKMPVMDGYKATALLREKGYKNPIIALTAQASVDGQQKSFEMGFDGYLSKPVDMVLLGEILRNKSEFAT, from the coding sequence ATGCCTCAAACGAGTCAAGGGTCCCTTGAATTAGAAATTCGTAGAATCGATCTTCTTTACCGGCAAAACATCGCAGGCCTGCTGGCCATTTTCGTAAACACCATGGCTTTTGTCTTCGTGACTTGGGGAACTTTGTCACCAAAGTTTCTTATTCCTTGGTTTGTGATTCTTAACTTCTCAGCTTTCCTTCGTTTCTTCGCATATTACCGATGGCAAAAAGCGCGCAGTAAAATTAAAAGCTTCGAAGAGACTCGTTTCTGGCTTTATTTCATTTGCACGTCGCTTGCGGTTTCTGGGTTTGGTTGGGGAGCGATAGGTTTCATTGTTTCCGACGGAACTGTGATCCAAAAAGTGATCACGTCACTTTTAATCTCATGCATGACCGCTGGCGCGATGATCACATACGTCTCATACAGAGCGGCGATGAGTTGTGTGATCTTACCTGCCATGGGTTTATGGAGCATTGGTTTTTTAAAATCCAGTGGCGAAGATTTTAATCTCCTCATGGGAGTTCTCGTCGGATTTTACGCTTTTCTGATGCTGATGATCGGAAAAAATCTACATATCGCCGTTATGAATTCCCTAAGCTTGGATGCGGAACTTCAGAAAAGTGAAGAGCGTCTGCGGATGTCGATGGAGTCCTCTGAGGCTCTCACCTGGGACTGGGATTTATTGGACGATCAATTTTATTGGAAAGGAAATATTAATTTATTTCCTGAGGGCCAAGAAGAACTGCGCCGCCTCTTAAAGCCATACGTGGATGCGGGCGTTGACGTCGATGCGGAACACATAGTGCGTGATCGCTCGGGATTTTTTCATCACATCGCCCTTCGCGGAAAATTTCACCGTTTGTCAGACGGCCGTCCTTTTCGCTTTGCCGGAATCTGCTGGGATGTGACGGTTAAAAAGAATGAAGAGATCTTCCGTAGGGAAAGAGATCTGCACGAAGCCGCCAATCGCGCGAAATCCGTTTTCCTTGCAAATGCCAGTCATGAAATCAGGACTCCATTAGCGGCGATTCTTGGTTTTTCAGAGGCACTTTTAAGAAATCAATCTTTAACGGATCAAGCTCACAAAGACGTGCAGTCCATCTATCGTCAAAGTAATTATATGGTGTCGCTTGTAAATGATCTCTTGGATCTTTCAAAGATTGAGACAAACCGTTTGTACATTCAAAAAGCACCGATGAATCCGGTACGTGAAATTGAAGACTCTATCTCGGTGATTCGCGCGACCTTGGAAGCAAAGAAGCTGAAGATGGATGTTGTGTATGAAACATTGATCCCGGAACAGATTGAATCTGATTCTGTGCGATTTAGACAGGTGTTGATCAATCTTCTCTCAAACGCGGTGAAATTTACCAGTGAAGGGACGATCACGGTGCGCGTGAGCTTTTCTTCTAACACGGATAATATTGGATTCTTAGCGATCCAAGTTTCTGACACTGGTTTAGGAATGGATAAAACCACACAAGGAAATCTCTTTAAGCCATTTGTTCGCGGGGAAGATCCTGAAATCCAACGCGTGCAAGGTTCGGGGCTAGGCCTGGCGTTATCTTTAAGCTTGATGAAAATGATGGAAGGGGATTTACAACTTATCTCTTCAAAAATTGGCGAGGGAACCACTTTTGAAATGCGCTTAAATGTAGGCCCTGTTTCAGAGTTAAGATTGGTTCCGGTCGATAAATCTAAAATGCTTCCTCCAGAAAAACTAAAACTTGATCAAGAAAGTCATTTCCTCAAGGGCCGCCGGGTTCTAGTCGTTGATGATTCTGCGGATTTATGTGCTTTGATGAAAAGATATTTATCTCGTGAAGGGGCGGAAGTAGAAACTTCTGAAAATGGAGCGGAAGCCGTTGAGCGCGCTCTTGCAAAATCTTTCGATATTATTTTGATGGATATAAAAATGCCGGTGATGGACGGTTATAAAGCCACCGCTCTTTTACGTGAAAAGGGTTATAAAAATCCCATCATCGCTTTAACGGCACAAGCCAGCGTGGATGGTCAGCAAAAATCCTTCGAGATGGGCTTTGATGGTTATTTAAGTAAACCTGTCGATATGGTTTTGTTAGGAGAAATTCTTCGCAACAAATCCGAATTTGCAACCTAA
- the lysC gene encoding lysine-sensitive aspartokinase 3 codes for MAQLIVSKFGGTSMGDAECMLRSAEVSHRQGSSLIAVSATSGTTNDLIALGKTAESQPWPEAEKIITKILDKHEKIARDLAISSHAQERLEILFEEMNSLAKGVHLLRDCSVKAMDTLMSLGERMSSVLFTEAMAKVLQKYNSKKTAELFDVRTVLRTDDSFGKAKPLTSEIAKLCSENLGFLRDHKKVVVTQGYIGMTDEGMTTTLGRGGSDYSAAILAEGVSADVLEIWTDVAGIATTDPRLCSKAKPISEISFKEASELATFGAKVLHPATLLPAIRKNIPVFVGSSFDAEAKGTWVRKDVEDHPLIRAMALRKKQVLVTLSTPEMLHAHGFLFQIFKVFNDHKVSIDAITTSEISVSVTLDDSTLVNKKLIADLSQFADVQVEDNLALISLIGNNINHTAGLGKHIFEAISDINVRMICLGASKHNFCFLVSEEQGPEAIRRLHETFIEAGPEEMG; via the coding sequence GTGGCACAACTGATTGTTTCAAAATTTGGTGGAACGTCAATGGGAGACGCGGAGTGCATGCTTCGCAGTGCGGAGGTCAGCCATCGTCAGGGATCAAGCCTCATCGCGGTCTCAGCAACCTCAGGAACTACGAACGACTTGATCGCTTTGGGTAAAACGGCGGAATCTCAACCGTGGCCGGAAGCTGAAAAGATCATCACAAAAATCCTCGATAAACATGAAAAAATCGCACGTGACCTGGCGATTTCCTCTCACGCTCAAGAACGCCTTGAAATTCTGTTTGAAGAAATGAACTCTTTAGCAAAAGGCGTTCACCTTCTTCGTGATTGCTCTGTGAAGGCTATGGACACACTGATGAGTCTTGGTGAAAGAATGTCTTCTGTTCTTTTCACTGAAGCAATGGCAAAGGTTCTGCAAAAGTACAATTCTAAAAAAACGGCGGAGCTTTTCGATGTGCGCACGGTTCTTCGCACAGATGATTCTTTCGGAAAAGCAAAACCACTGACTTCTGAAATTGCAAAACTGTGCTCTGAAAACTTAGGATTTTTGCGTGACCATAAAAAAGTCGTAGTAACACAAGGTTATATCGGCATGACTGATGAAGGAATGACGACAACCCTGGGGCGCGGAGGCAGCGACTACTCTGCTGCGATCTTAGCCGAAGGTGTTTCCGCTGACGTTCTTGAAATTTGGACAGATGTTGCAGGAATCGCGACGACAGATCCCCGCTTGTGTTCAAAAGCGAAACCCATCAGCGAGATTTCTTTTAAAGAAGCCTCTGAGCTTGCGACCTTTGGAGCCAAAGTTTTGCATCCAGCGACACTCCTGCCAGCCATTCGCAAAAACATTCCGGTTTTTGTAGGATCAAGTTTTGATGCTGAAGCCAAGGGAACGTGGGTTCGTAAAGACGTTGAAGACCATCCACTTATTCGTGCGATGGCCTTAAGAAAAAAACAAGTGCTTGTGACTCTTTCAACTCCTGAAATGCTTCATGCGCATGGTTTCTTGTTCCAAATTTTCAAAGTCTTTAACGATCACAAAGTCAGTATCGACGCCATCACAACATCTGAAATTTCAGTCAGTGTGACATTAGATGATTCGACGCTTGTGAATAAAAAACTGATCGCGGACCTGTCACAATTTGCGGACGTACAAGTGGAAGACAACTTGGCGTTAATTTCCCTAATCGGAAACAACATCAATCACACGGCGGGCTTAGGAAAACACATTTTCGAAGCTATTTCCGACATCAACGTTCGCATGATTTGCTTGGGTGCGAGCAAACACAACTTCTGCTTCCTCGTCAGTGAAGAGCAAGGCCCAGAAGCGATTCGACGCTTGCACGAGACATTCATTGAAGCTGGTCCAGAAGAAATGGGCTAA
- a CDS encoding nitroreductase family protein — MNKEEFYQLLESRKSIRKYKPDVVPKEVIEKILMAGMHAPSGKNRQNWRFFVVTGEKREEYLKYSQKSWLGIKDILSQRLKPSLYQFTERFFYTLGDAPVIIFAYSHNDNEERYHTSIGSVYMAVENMNLACLVEGLGSCTMGAPLEIKEEVDKFLGVDKLPEYQKGELELLCAMVCGYPDHNPPKAPRQLEGRVTWL, encoded by the coding sequence ATGAATAAAGAAGAATTTTATCAACTATTAGAATCCCGAAAATCCATTCGTAAATACAAACCGGACGTCGTTCCCAAAGAAGTGATTGAAAAAATTTTGATGGCGGGAATGCATGCGCCTTCAGGAAAAAATCGCCAGAACTGGCGCTTCTTTGTTGTGACCGGAGAAAAGCGCGAAGAGTATTTAAAATATTCACAGAAATCTTGGCTTGGTATCAAAGATATTTTGTCGCAAAGATTAAAGCCCTCTTTGTATCAGTTCACTGAAAGATTTTTTTATACTTTGGGTGATGCACCCGTGATTATCTTCGCATACTCACACAACGACAACGAAGAACGCTATCACACAAGCATTGGCTCTGTGTATATGGCTGTGGAAAACATGAATCTCGCGTGTCTCGTGGAGGGTTTAGGTTCCTGCACCATGGGTGCACCCTTAGAAATCAAAGAAGAAGTGGATAAGTTTTTAGGTGTGGATAAACTTCCGGAATACCAAAAAGGCGAACTCGAACTTCTCTGCGCTATGGTCTGCGGATATCCTGATCACAATCCGCCCAAGGCCCCAAGACAGCTTGAGGGCCGAGTGACGTGGCTCTAA
- the dusB gene encoding tRNA dihydrouridine synthase DusB: MNPVQALKTNPFVLAPMAGITDHAFRTFMKKLDTSVVVTELVSASGIEYKSERTMKLMSFDESQRPIGIQLFGEEPEIVARAAQVAEAEGCDFVDLNFGCPVPKVVKKGAGSAILKDPAAVQKMVSTVKAAIKVPLTIKIRTGWDANTRNAVEICNIAYNEGVEWVAIHGRTRAQGYTGLADWDFIADVKSKTKIPLLGNGDILTPRQANLRLEQSGCDGVMIGRGCLKNPFIFMDALSLWRGESLKDVKRDYVSLFNDLKSEIVAHCDEHITGIQLRKFAAWFSTGYAGAAQFRKNLFQSKSNEEIMALANEFFANIGNVEQEDTSQEEFLMGGHG; this comes from the coding sequence ATGAATCCAGTTCAAGCCTTAAAGACAAATCCTTTTGTCCTTGCTCCTATGGCAGGGATTACGGACCACGCTTTTCGCACCTTCATGAAAAAACTTGATACCAGTGTTGTCGTCACAGAACTCGTGAGCGCTAGTGGTATTGAATATAAATCTGAAAGAACCATGAAGTTGATGAGCTTTGATGAGTCTCAGCGTCCGATCGGGATTCAACTTTTCGGTGAAGAACCAGAAATCGTCGCACGCGCGGCTCAAGTGGCAGAGGCAGAAGGTTGTGATTTCGTAGATCTGAACTTCGGTTGCCCCGTTCCTAAAGTGGTGAAGAAGGGTGCGGGTTCGGCAATTTTGAAAGATCCCGCTGCTGTTCAAAAAATGGTTTCTACTGTTAAGGCTGCCATCAAAGTTCCTCTGACAATCAAGATTCGCACAGGTTGGGATGCGAACACTCGCAACGCCGTTGAAATTTGCAACATCGCTTACAACGAAGGTGTCGAATGGGTTGCGATTCATGGTCGCACTCGCGCTCAGGGTTACACCGGTCTTGCAGACTGGGATTTTATCGCTGACGTGAAGTCCAAAACCAAGATTCCTCTTTTGGGAAATGGAGACATCCTCACACCTCGCCAAGCAAACCTTCGCCTAGAACAGTCGGGTTGCGACGGGGTGATGATCGGTCGCGGTTGCCTTAAAAATCCGTTTATTTTCATGGATGCGCTGTCTTTGTGGAGAGGCGAATCCCTGAAGGACGTTAAAAGAGATTATGTGAGCCTATTTAACGACCTGAAAAGTGAGATTGTTGCGCATTGTGATGAGCACATCACAGGCATCCAGCTCAGAAAGTTTGCAGCATGGTTCTCAACAGGTTATGCTGGAGCGGCACAGTTCAGAAAGAATCTTTTCCAATCCAAAAGCAACGAAGAGATTATGGCCCTTGCGAATGAATTCTTCGCAAACATTGGCAATGTGGAACAAGAAGACACAAGCCAGGAAGAATTCCTCATGGGGGGCCACGGGTAG
- the typA gene encoding translational GTPase TypA, whose amino-acid sequence MVQDPKKIRNIAIIAHVDHGKTTLVDHLIKQAGTFRDNEHVEERLMDSMDLEKERGITIAAKNASFMYKDIKVNIVDTPGHSDFGGEVERILNMVDGCILLCDASEGPLPQTRFVLKKALEGGKKVIVCINKIDRADARIQEVHNELFDLFIDLDATEEQCDFHTVYAIAREGMATLDPNVNTGSLEVLYDAIVNLVPPPKIEENAPLQVMVSNISYNDYVGRLAIGRMKAGTIKVGDEVLCVQANTQKKVKVSALFQYKVNSQVPAQEVGAGDIVVIAGMEDFTIGDTITSVLDPRPLERIRVEEPTVGMVFSVNNGPFAGLDGKNVTSRKIIERLERELLYNVAIRVEKTDNTDAFKVIGRGELQLGVLIEQMRRENFELLVSKPTVVFKEENGKKMEPMEIAVIDIEDQFVGAVTEKLGKRKGVMTNMVQKGSGRTRLEFRIPSRGLIGYRSDFLTDTRGTGLLNTQFDGWDDYRGEIEHRMNGAMISDRKGTATAYAIWNLQERGIMMVEHGDDVYEGMIVGEHAKENDLEVNITREKKLTNVRASGSDEAIRLVPVKKMTLERAMEWIKDSELIEVTPKTIRLRLKELDPHKRARAAKE is encoded by the coding sequence ATGGTTCAAGATCCAAAGAAAATTAGAAATATTGCTATCATCGCACACGTCGACCACGGAAAGACGACGCTGGTTGACCACTTGATCAAGCAAGCAGGTACTTTCCGTGACAACGAACACGTTGAAGAACGTCTTATGGACTCCATGGATCTTGAGAAAGAGCGTGGTATCACGATCGCCGCGAAGAACGCGTCGTTCATGTACAAAGACATTAAAGTTAACATCGTAGATACACCGGGACATAGTGACTTCGGTGGTGAAGTTGAACGTATCTTGAACATGGTGGATGGTTGTATCCTTCTTTGCGACGCTTCTGAAGGTCCACTTCCACAAACTCGCTTCGTATTGAAAAAAGCTCTTGAGGGCGGCAAAAAAGTTATCGTTTGTATCAACAAAATTGACCGTGCCGATGCTCGTATCCAAGAAGTTCACAACGAACTTTTCGATTTGTTCATCGATCTAGATGCAACAGAAGAGCAATGTGATTTCCACACTGTTTACGCAATCGCGCGTGAAGGTATGGCGACTCTAGATCCAAATGTGAACACAGGTTCTTTGGAAGTTCTTTACGATGCTATCGTAAACCTCGTTCCTCCTCCAAAAATTGAAGAGAACGCTCCACTTCAAGTCATGGTTTCTAACATTTCATACAATGATTACGTAGGTCGTTTGGCTATCGGTCGTATGAAAGCCGGAACAATCAAAGTGGGTGACGAAGTTCTTTGCGTTCAAGCCAACACTCAGAAGAAAGTAAAAGTCTCTGCTTTGTTCCAGTACAAAGTTAACTCGCAAGTTCCAGCGCAAGAAGTTGGCGCCGGTGACATCGTAGTTATCGCAGGTATGGAAGATTTCACGATCGGTGACACGATCACTTCAGTTCTTGATCCTCGTCCTCTTGAGCGCATTCGCGTTGAAGAGCCGACAGTAGGTATGGTGTTCTCGGTCAACAACGGACCTTTCGCAGGTCTTGATGGTAAAAACGTAACATCACGTAAAATCATCGAGCGCCTTGAAAGAGAACTTTTGTACAACGTTGCGATCCGCGTAGAAAAAACGGACAACACCGATGCTTTCAAAGTTATCGGCCGTGGTGAGTTGCAATTGGGTGTATTGATCGAACAAATGCGCCGTGAAAACTTCGAGCTTCTTGTTTCTAAACCGACTGTTGTCTTCAAAGAAGAAAACGGCAAGAAAATGGAACCAATGGAGATCGCGGTTATCGATATCGAAGACCAATTCGTTGGTGCGGTGACAGAGAAATTGGGAAAACGTAAAGGTGTGATGACGAACATGGTTCAAAAAGGTTCGGGTCGTACACGTCTTGAGTTCCGTATCCCTTCTCGTGGTTTGATCGGTTACCGTTCAGACTTCTTGACTGACACTCGTGGTACAGGTCTTTTGAATACGCAATTCGACGGTTGGGATGACTACCGTGGAGAAATCGAACACCGTATGAATGGTGCGATGATTTCTGACCGTAAAGGCACTGCAACAGCTTACGCGATCTGGAATCTTCAAGAGCGCGGTATTATGATGGTTGAACACGGTGACGATGTGTACGAGGGCATGATCGTTGGTGAACACGCCAAAGAGAATGATCTAGAAGTAAACATCACTCGTGAGAAAAAATTGACGAACGTACGTGCTTCGGGTTCAGATGAAGCTATCCGCCTTGTTCCAGTGAAGAAAATGACATTGGAAAGAGCGATGGAATGGATCAAAGATTCAGAGTTGATCGAGGTCACTCCGAAAACGATCCGTCTACGTTTGAAAGAACTAGATCCACATAAACGTGCAAGAGCAGCGAAGGAATAA
- a CDS encoding ABC transporter ATP-binding protein yields MSTNVAIEIKDLTKKYDDRVAVNGISLEIYKGECFGLLGPNGAGKSTTMKMMYCSALVTSGELYVLGLNVKKNYREIKSRIGVVPQEDGLDPDFTVLENLLVYASFHKIPKAEADLRAQALLRLMKLEEYQDRSVETLSGGMKRRLAIARGLINSPEVIFLDEPTTGLDPQARIWIWDFFKHLKSEKSTLVLTTHYMEEAEQMCDRVAIIDNGRILTVGKPRDLIRELIGKEVVEFDTNPVDLNYYLGRLRAEGFAYQVIKDTVSVLVKENQEGRRVVDLIASDKIYIRKPTLNDVFLKLAGHQLRDE; encoded by the coding sequence ATGAGTACAAACGTCGCCATTGAGATTAAAGACCTGACAAAGAAATACGACGATAGAGTCGCTGTGAATGGAATCAGTCTTGAAATTTACAAGGGCGAATGTTTCGGTCTCTTAGGTCCTAACGGGGCGGGCAAATCAACAACGATGAAGATGATGTATTGCTCAGCCCTCGTTACCAGCGGGGAGCTTTACGTTCTCGGCCTGAATGTTAAAAAAAATTATCGTGAGATCAAATCTCGCATCGGGGTCGTCCCGCAAGAGGACGGCCTAGATCCAGACTTCACCGTTCTCGAAAATCTCTTAGTCTACGCAAGTTTTCATAAAATTCCGAAAGCCGAAGCGGATCTTCGGGCTCAGGCTTTGTTGCGTTTGATGAAGCTTGAAGAATACCAGGATCGCTCGGTAGAAACTTTGAGCGGCGGTATGAAACGCCGTTTGGCGATTGCTCGTGGTCTGATTAATTCCCCTGAAGTGATCTTCCTTGATGAACCAACAACTGGTCTTGATCCGCAGGCGCGTATTTGGATTTGGGATTTCTTTAAACATCTCAAATCTGAAAAAAGCACATTGGTTCTGACGACTCATTATATGGAAGAAGCTGAACAGATGTGTGATCGTGTGGCGATTATCGACAACGGTCGTATTCTCACCGTCGGTAAACCGCGTGATTTGATCCGTGAGTTGATCGGTAAGGAAGTCGTTGAGTTTGATACAAATCCTGTGGATCTTAATTACTACTTGGGTCGTTTGCGTGCGGAAGGCTTTGCTTATCAAGTGATTAAAGACACGGTCTCTGTTTTGGTGAAAGAAAACCAAGAGGGTCGTCGTGTAGTAGACTTGATTGCAAGCGATAAAATCTATATCCGTAAACCGACTTTAAACGATGTGTTTTTAAAGTTGGCTGGTCACCAGTTGAGGGATGAGTAA
- a CDS encoding ABC transporter permease, protein MKFKDFFSRPKVNSGAFQVWSRNFLYFKKTWLVSLFWIVLEPVIYLGAIGFGLGAFVNNMGGMSYIEFFFPALLSTTAMMVAFFEGTYGNYTKLTHQKTYATIMLTRVGPEEIVAGELLWAASKGFFGVMGVTVVALFFGLIDSYRIILALPILFLLSALFSCIGMIFTSFARNYDSFIYSTSGLIVPMSLLSGTYFPLEQLPSGLRYLSYLFPLTHAVAAVRGVLHQGPTLMVGVHVLILFIATWICMNVSFFRIRKKLLK, encoded by the coding sequence ATGAAATTTAAAGATTTCTTCTCTCGACCCAAGGTCAACAGCGGTGCTTTTCAAGTTTGGTCCCGTAACTTTTTGTATTTCAAAAAGACGTGGCTGGTTTCTTTATTCTGGATTGTCTTAGAGCCTGTAATTTACTTGGGTGCCATCGGTTTTGGCTTAGGTGCCTTTGTGAACAACATGGGCGGCATGTCTTATATCGAATTCTTTTTTCCGGCGTTGTTATCAACGACTGCGATGATGGTGGCTTTCTTTGAGGGCACTTACGGAAACTACACGAAACTGACACATCAAAAAACTTACGCGACAATCATGCTGACACGTGTGGGCCCGGAAGAAATCGTGGCCGGTGAACTTTTGTGGGCGGCGAGCAAAGGATTCTTTGGTGTTATGGGTGTCACTGTTGTGGCATTGTTTTTTGGCTTGATTGATTCTTACAGAATCATTTTAGCTCTGCCGATTTTGTTTTTATTGTCGGCGCTCTTTTCTTGCATTGGAATGATCTTTACTTCGTTTGCAAGAAACTATGACTCTTTCATTTATTCTACTTCAGGGTTGATTGTTCCGATGAGTCTTTTGAGCGGCACTTATTTCCCGCTTGAACAATTACCAAGCGGACTTCGTTATTTGTCTTACCTATTCCCGCTCACGCACGCTGTGGCGGCCGTTCGTGGAGTTCTTCATCAAGGACCGACACTTATGGTGGGTGTTCACGTTCTAATTCTGTTCATCGCAACATGGATCTGCATGAACGTTTCATTCTTCCGTATTCGCAAAAAACTTTTGAAATAG
- a CDS encoding DUF523 domain-containing protein: MKIVSACLSGVHCRYDCKAQARSSIEEMVRNGEAIPVCPEQMGGLSTPRPPAERIGDKVLTKSGEDVTAQYHQGALEALQIAKLCGAMEALLKSKSPMCGHGKIYDGTFSGNLTEGDGVFAELLKKHGIKITVVD, from the coding sequence ATGAAGATAGTTTCCGCCTGCCTTTCGGGAGTTCATTGTCGGTACGATTGCAAAGCACAAGCGCGCTCTTCCATTGAAGAAATGGTTCGCAATGGCGAAGCGATTCCCGTTTGCCCTGAACAGATGGGCGGTCTTTCCACTCCCCGTCCTCCGGCAGAACGTATTGGCGATAAGGTTCTTACTAAATCAGGGGAAGACGTGACAGCTCAGTATCACCAAGGGGCCCTTGAGGCTTTGCAGATCGCAAAGCTTTGTGGCGCGATGGAAGCTCTTCTTAAATCAAAGTCCCCCATGTGTGGCCACGGAAAAATCTATGATGGCACATTCTCTGGAAATCTGACCGAAGGCGACGGTGTTTTTGCCGAGCTTTTAAAAAAACACGGCATTAAAATCACAGTCGTTGATTAA
- the mtgA gene encoding monofunctional biosynthetic peptidoglycan transglycosylase → MKKVIFFSLGVFTLMAGAVAILWNWLPTEKEIKGCLVTRMYQVELCPGSKDYVPLKQISSNLQKAIILTEDSNFWNHKGFDWDAIEKNAREGWESGVFKRGGSTITQQLAKNMFLTKDRTFIRKGLEAIITDRIEHTLTKKEILERYLNVVEFGKDIYGVKAAAKYYFKKTPAELSVVESAFLAMVLPNPVKYSKSYYRKELTPFAKTRLNRIVEDMYRYNRISQDEYDVAVNQVAYFFQPEPPPEELNVPAEEIPTLQDLENAEMEESEQ, encoded by the coding sequence ATGAAAAAGGTCATTTTCTTTTCTCTTGGTGTATTCACTTTAATGGCAGGAGCCGTTGCCATTCTTTGGAACTGGCTTCCTACTGAAAAAGAAATTAAAGGCTGTCTTGTCACTCGCATGTATCAAGTAGAACTTTGTCCTGGTTCAAAAGACTATGTTCCTTTAAAGCAAATTTCTTCGAATCTACAAAAGGCGATAATCTTGACCGAAGATTCCAACTTCTGGAATCACAAAGGTTTTGATTGGGATGCGATTGAGAAAAATGCCCGCGAAGGCTGGGAGTCCGGAGTTTTTAAGCGCGGTGGTTCTACCATCACTCAACAGCTTGCAAAGAACATGTTTCTGACCAAAGATCGCACCTTCATTCGTAAAGGTCTTGAAGCTATCATCACAGATCGTATTGAGCACACACTCACGAAGAAAGAGATCTTAGAAAGATATCTTAACGTCGTTGAGTTCGGTAAAGATATTTACGGCGTAAAAGCGGCAGCAAAATATTATTTCAAGAAAACACCGGCAGAACTTTCAGTCGTAGAAAGTGCCTTCCTTGCGATGGTCCTTCCGAATCCTGTTAAGTATTCAAAATCTTATTATCGTAAAGAACTCACACCGTTTGCAAAAACACGTCTGAATCGCATTGTTGAAGACATGTATCGCTACAACCGCATTTCTCAAGACGAGTACGATGTAGCCGTGAACCAAGTGGCCTATTTCTTTCAACCAGAACCGCCTCCTGAAGAACTCAATGTTCCTGCCGAAGAAATTCCCACGTTGCAAGATCTAGAGAATGCAGAGATGGAAGAGAGTGAACAATGA